A genome region from Fusarium musae strain F31 chromosome 5, whole genome shotgun sequence includes the following:
- a CDS encoding hypothetical protein (EggNog:ENOG41), with the protein MTSTGAPGGGQSAGYGGQAPHRSYEERAVAREQMMNNIRETSQQDRRVYVGNLSYDVKWHHLKDFMRQGEAFNAAECSIVEYATREQAQAAVATLSNQNLMGRLVYVREDREAEPRFIGATGGNRGGFGGGGQGGGMPGGFNPGYGGGAPGGGAGGGGRQIYVANLPFNVGWQDLKDLFRQAARNGAVIRADVHIGPDGRPKGSGIVVFESPEDARSAIQQFNGYDWQGRAIEVREDRYAGSGPGMGFGGRGGYGGGMRGGFGGGFGGRGGFGGGRGGFGGGFGRGGFGGGAPGGPGFEPPASSVPPNPFTDFATAGTERGEIIYVRNLPWSTSNDDLVELFTTIGKVEQAEIQYEPSGRSRGTGVVRFDSAETAETAIAKFQGYQYGGRPLNLSFVKYLNQGGNDVMDTDPHGGLTQDQIM; encoded by the exons ATGACTAGCACAGGCGCACCAGGTGGAGGACAAAGTGCTGGATACGGTGGACAGGCACCGCACCGATCTTACGAAGAAAGAGCCGTTGCTCGAGAACAAATGATGAATAATATTCGCGAAACCTCCCAGCAGGACCGCCGGGTCTACGTCGGCAACCTCTCGTACGATGTCAAGTGGCACCATCTCAAGGACTTCATGAGACAGGGTGAGGCTTTCAATGCCGCGGAATGCAG TATTGTGGAATATGCTACTCGGGAGCAAGCCCAAGCGGCTGTTGCCACGCTCAGCAACCAGAACCTCATGGGTCGTCTAGTCTACGTGCGTGAG GACCGAGAAGCCGAGCCTCGTTTCATCGGAGCAACTGGCGGAAACCGCGGCGGcttcggcggcggcggccaaGGTGGTGGTATGCCCGGTGGCTTCAATCCTGGATACGGCGGCGGCGCacctggtggtggtgctggaggTGGCGGCCGTCAGATCTATGTGGCCAAC CTTCCTTTCAATGTTGGCTGGCAGGATTTGAAGGACTTGTTCCGTCAAGCAG CCCGAAACGGCGCCGTGATTCGAGCTGATGTACACATCGGACCTGATGGTCGCCCCAAGGGCTCTGGCATTGTTGTCTTTGAGAGCCCAGAGGATGCCCGCAGCGCCATTCAGCAGTTCAATGGCTATGACTGGCAAGGCCGTGCTATTGAAGTCCGCGAGGACCGCTATGCCGGCAGCGGACCTGGCATGGGCTTCGGTGGCCGAGGTGGTTATGGCGGTGGTATGCGCGGAGGATTTGGAGGAGGATTTGGAGGCCGCGGTGGTTTTGGCGGAGGGCGTGGAGGTTTCGGAGGCGGCTTTGGTCGTGGAGGCTTCGGTGGGGGTGCTCCTGGCGGCCCAGGTTTCGAGCCTCCTGCCAGCTCCGTCCCTCCTAACCCTTTCACTGACTTTGCTACCGCCGGCACCGAGAGGGGAGAAATCATCTACGTTCGAAAC TTACCCTGGTCGACCAGCAACGACGACCTGGTTGAGCTGTTCACCACGATCGGAAAGGTCGAGCAAGCTGAGATCCAGTACGAGCCTAGCGGTCGTTCTCGTGGTACTGGTGTGGTTCGATTCGATTCCGCCGAGACTGCGGAGACTGCCATTGCCAAGTTTCAAGGCTACCAGTATGGTGGCCGCCCTCTCAACCTGAGCTTTGTGAAGTATCTGAACCAGGGCGGAAACGACGTCATGGACACAGACCCCCATGGCGGATTGACCCAGGATCAGATCATGTAA
- a CDS encoding hypothetical protein (EggNog:ENOG41) produces MKFSLFAVALSTLAAASPTPDMEHEKRALGLLKPKGGIPFTFTSIWEVLATPDQVVDADNKYTGGLKNSKGLFKFGINSDEDVICYNITLYGFRGDYQSPANTATHIHEAVKGKSGPPRIAFPNPVGNEKSRNAVGCLKGPFRTGVIQNGQDTGVGFTLKQIEKNPEKFFADSHSSLAVPGAFRGQLSSGKVC; encoded by the exons ATGAAGTTCTCTCTCTTTGCCGTTGCTCTTAGCACCCTCGCTGCTGCTTCGCCAACTCCTGACATGGAGCACGAGAAGCGCGCCCTTGGTCTCCTTAAGCCCAAGGGTGGTATCCCTTTCACTTTCACTTCTATCTGGGAAGTTCTTGCTACCCCTGATCAGGTTGTCGATGCAGACAACAAGTACACTGGCGGACTGAAGAATAGCAAGGGTCTCTTCAAGTTTGGCATCAACTCAGACGAAGATGTCATCTGCTACAACATCACCCTGTATGGCTTCCGAGGTGACTACCAGTCTCCCGCCAACACTGCCACCCACATCCAcgaggctgtcaagggcAAGTCGGGACCTCCACG CATTGCCTTCCCCAACCCCGTCGGTAACGAGAAGAGCCGCAACGCTGTCGGCTGTCTCAAGGGCCCATTCCGCACCGGTGTGATTCAGAACGGCCAAGACACTGGTGTCGGCTTCACTCTCAAGCAGATTGAGAAGAACCCCGAGAAGTTCTTCGCCGACTCGCACTCCAGCCTTGCTGTTCCTGGCGCTTTCCGAGgacagctcagctcaggcAAGGTGTGCTAA
- a CDS encoding hypothetical protein (EggNog:ENOG41), with the protein MADSHMSHDEFFAKLGELFNHRKGSDHGAVYLSQKRLTYGQDIPSPSEEEPSPDIHPGKPLPLIIRATNGKGKKDRSNKAKLSTVVNPEDLEAFYVRYADVCKAGMTALKPRDRSKKKAKAKKKKAAA; encoded by the exons ATGGCTGACTCTCATATGAGCCATGACGAG TTCTTCGCCAAGTTGGGTGAGCTCTTCAATCATCGCAAGGGCAGCGACCATGGCGCCGTCTACTTGAGCCAGAAGCGAC TCACCTACGGTCAAGACATCCCTAGTCCCTCAGAAGAGGAACCCTCTCCAGATATTCACCCTGGCAAGCCTCTGCCCCTCATCATCAGGGCAACTAAtggcaagggcaagaaggatcgCTCCAACAAAGCTAAGCTTTCAACCGTCGTCAATCCCGAAGATCTGGAGGCTTTCTACGTGCGGTATGCCGATGTGTGCAAGGCTGGCATGACAGCCTTGAAGCCCAGAGAcaggagcaagaagaaggccaaggcaaagaagaagaaggctgcggCATAA
- a CDS encoding hypothetical protein (EggNog:ENOG41~BUSCO:EOG09261I1G) codes for MTSAPELQQKLFKRMGLDVPEPKSQRNGPRRSGQQLSRKEQRKAQRVQKRTHVYARATPQRPQHTNHAQRRPNTTQRMQQANKPQSRRPKQISDDENDLKDEDEDGAGDISLDEDDDMDDLMDDEEDDNDEAEDEEEDEEEEEKEKENTKANSGKKGVSKAVQERLAQDDAEIEAFERKLGIKKGRKSLPQSFKEDGLGDLLGDVSGEEDVSDNDNDNKKRKNEYDDWLASKRRKTVEPAGRQKVRDMPEDEEEDDDMGLDDESGDDDEDMDLLDEDGEDGGDFDNESFGGFDDDDDEGDVAGTTSAQPRQRENPYVAPTTGVTVAKYVPPSLRRAANSEEERKSRLRKQVQGLINRLTDANILSIVKSVEELYQNNARGDVTDVITDAIMAQICKPESLPDQFFVLTGGFAAAIYRLIGSSFGSVLIRRIVEDFGGHYEQASKEQNAESAIQKEASNILTLLSQLYVFEVITCKIIFDYMERLLSDLNEINVELLLRICRMAGRMLKQDDQQSLKHVSGVLNQSVSKVGYTNISARTKFMVETITDLTKGKKKARGLDFTVVSEHVQRMKKRLGELKSQSRRLDGLAPMGVGLVDIEGAETRGKWWLVGASVPTTLLDKSKKGHVTNAEMSDHEDMDIVLPDYPKKARAQGLSGTAQIAIFTALMTASNFEHAYRQFVNLRLKKDDQLALATVLVQCVGSEMQYNPYYALVGGKACLSNSRIRFAIQDRLWKIFRSLGESMFGEAPEEDESADAERMKDERRITNVAKFYAALVADGTLNIAILKPLELPEANHWTSMFVQLFILALLKECRSKKKGFEEDTKLERIFAAARDLPGLAAGIHWMLRKKVRKTKLVSAKELKKLEGVCEKAQIIVRPAVIEV; via the coding sequence ATGACGTCCGCGCCGGAGCTTCAACAGAAACTCTTCAAGCGTATGGGCTTGGATGTTCCAGAACCCAAATCACAGCGCAATGGACCTAGGAGATCGGGACAGCAGTTGTCAAGAAAAGAGCAACGCAAAGCGCAACGGGTACAGAAGCGAACCCATGTCTACGCAAGAGCAACTCCACAGCGGCCACAACATACAAATCATGCTCAGAGAAGACCGAACACAACGCAGAGGATGCAACAGGCGAACAAGCCTCAATCCCGCCGCCCAAAGCAGATTAGCGATGACGAAAATGATCTcaaagacgaggatgaggacggcGCTGGAGACATTTCGTtggacgaagacgatgatatgGACGACCTGatggacgatgaagaagacgacaacgacgaagctgaggatgaggaagaggacgaggaagaggaagagaaagagaaagaaaacacaaaaGCAAACAGTGGGAAGAAGGGTGTTTCGAAGGCCGTGCAGGAGAGACTCGCCCAGGACGACGCCGAGATTGAGGCCTTTGAGCGAAAACTAGGTATCAAAAAGGGACGAAAATCACTGCCTCAGTCCTTCAAAGAGGATGGCCTTGGTGATCTTCTAGGAGACGTTAGCGGCGAAGAAGACGTCAGCGACAACGACAATGACAATAAAAAGAGGAAAAATGAATATGATGATTGGCTGGCATCAAAACGAAGAAAGACAGTGGAACCTGCAGGTCGACAAAAGGTCCGCGACATgcctgaagatgaggaagaagatgatgatatggGTTTGGACGACGAATCTGgagatgacgacgaagacatgGACCTCTTGGATGAAGACGGTGAAGACGGAGGAGACTTCGATAACGAGTCATTCGGCGGtttcgacgacgatgacgacgagggtGATGTTGCAGGCACCACATCAGCTCAACCGCGACAGAGAGAAAACCCCTATGTCGCGCCCACTACTGGAGTTACCGTTGCGAAATACGTCCCTCCCTCATTACGCAGAGCCGCAAATTCAGAAGAGGAGCGTAAAAGCCGACTTAGGAAACAAGTTCAAGGCTTGATCAATCGTCTTACAGATGCCAATATCTTGTCCATTGTCAAGTCTGTGGAGGAGCTTTACCAAAACAACGCACGTGGTGATGTGACAGATGTTATCACGGATGCAATCATGGCTCAAATTTGCAAGCCGGAGAGCCTCCCCGATCAATTCTTTGTCCTCACCGGTGGATTTGCCGCTGCTATTTACCGCCTTATTGGGTCGAGTTTTGGTTCGGTTTTAATCCGCCGTATTGTCGAAGATTTTGGCGGTCACTATGAGCAAGCGAGCAAGGAACAAAACGCCGAATCCGCTATTCAAAAGGAAGCTTCGAACATCTTGACACTGCTTTCGCAACTTTACGTGTTTGAGGTCATCACTTGCAAGATCATCTTTGATTACATGGAGAGACTTCTCAGCGACCTCAATGAGATCAACGTGGAACTTCTTCTGCGAATATGCCGCATGGCTGGCCGAATGTTGAAGCAGGATGATCAGCAATCGCTGAAGCACGTCTCTGGGGTCCTTAACCAGTCCGTCTCAAAAGTCGGCTACACCAACATCTCAGCTCGCACAAAGTTCATGGTTGAAACCATCACCGACCTTACCAAGGGCAAAAAGAAGGCCCGAGGCTTGGACTTTACTGTCGTCTCAGAACATGTACAACGCATGAAGAAGCGTCTCGGTGAGCTCAAGTCTCAGTCGCGACGGCTCGATGGCCTTGCTCCCATGGGCGTGGGCTTGGTCGACATTGAGGGAGCTGAGACGCGAGGTAAatggtggttggttggtgCCAGTGTACCAACAACTCTCCTAGATAAAAGCAAAAAGGGGCATGTAACTAATGCAGAAATGAGCGATCATGAGGACATGGACATTGTTTTGCCTGATTACCCAAAGAAGGCTCGCGCCCAAGGTTTGAGTGGAACGGCCCAGATTGCAATCTTCACAGCATTGATGACGGCATCCAATTTTGAGCACGCCTACAGACAATTTGTCAACCTGCggctcaagaaggatgacCAATTGGCCCTCGCCACTGTCTTAGTGCAATGTGTAGGCAGCGAAATGCAATACAACCCCTACTACGCTCTCGTAGGAGGAAAGGCCTGTCTGAGCAACAGCCGAATCAGGTTTGCAATCCAAGATCGATTATGGAAGATCTTTAGGAGTCTCGGAGAATCCATGTTCGGCGAAGCtcctgaggaggatgagtcGGCTGATGCTGAGCGTATGAAAGATGAGAGACGCATCACCAACGTGGCCAAGTTCTATGCGGCACTTGTTGCGGATGGAACACTGAATATTGCCATCTTGAAGCCTCTGGAACTTCCCGAGGCAAATCACTGGACATCGATGTTTGTCCAACTATTCATACTTGCTCTTCTAAAGGAATGCcggagcaagaagaagggcttcGAGGAAGATACGAAGCTGGAGAGGATCTTTGCTGCTGCCCGAGACTTGCCAGGCTTGGCTGCCGGTATACATTGGATGCTACGGAAAAAGGTCCGGAAGACCAAATTGGTCAGCGCAAAGGAGTTGAAAAAGCTTGAGGGCGTTTGCGAGAAGGCGCAGATTATTGTGCGCCCAGCGGTAATAGAAGTGTAG